Proteins co-encoded in one Malus sylvestris chromosome 7, drMalSylv7.2, whole genome shotgun sequence genomic window:
- the LOC126629320 gene encoding uncharacterized protein LOC126629320 gives MKLIWSPETASKAYIDTVKSCEKLRQSGVPELLSAMAADWDAKLIVESWSQGDPIATSIGLAMAARHTRGRHVCIVPDEISRSEYVNATRNAGVMPEVVVGEAEAATGAGVDFLVVDCKGRDFSRVLMRAKVSPKGAVFACKNACQRNVSGFKWHGAVEKGTRVVRTVFLPVGKGLDIAHIGYGAGGGNVVESNKKGPSRWIKHIDHRSGEEHLFWE, from the exons atgaAGCTCATTTGGTCTCCAGAAACTGCTTCAAAGGCTTACATAGACACTGTAAAATCA TGTGAGAAGTTGAGACAATCTGGGGTTCCGGAGCTTCTGTCTGCCATGGCAGCCGACTGGGATGCGAAGCTAATCGTGGAGTCGTGGTCCCAGGGTGATCCAATAGCCACGAGTATCGGCCTCGCCATGGCAGCCCGCCACACGCGCGGACGGCATGTGTGCATAGTCCCAGACGAAATTTCAAGATCGGAGTACGTAAATGCCACAAGAAACGCGGGGGTTATGCCAGAGGTGGTGGTCGGGGAGGCTGAGGCGGCAACAGGGGCAGGTGTGGATTTTCTGGTGGTGGATTGCAAGGGGAGGGacttttctagggttttgatgAGGGCTAAGGTGAGTCCTAAAGGGGCAGTATTTGCATGCAAAAATGCGTGTCAAAGGAACGTTTCTGGGTTCAAATGGCATGGTGCGGTTGAGAAGGGGACACGAGTTGTGAGGACAGTGTTTTTGCCTGTTGGGAAGGGGTTGGATATTGCTCATATAGGCTATGGAGCTGGAGGTGGAAATGTTGTGGAGTCAAATAAGAAGGGTCCTAGCCGTTGGATCAAGCATATTGATCATCGATCAGGGGAGGAGCACTTGTTTTGGGAGTGA
- the LOC126629319 gene encoding ATP-dependent DNA helicase 2 subunit KU80 translates to MARNKDGMVLLIDVSPSMHKALPEIEKVCSMLVEKKLIYNKYDEVGVVLFGTEDTENELTTEVGGYKHVVVLQNIKVVDGHLVETLQQLPRGTHEGDFLDAIIVGLDMLIKKYGETYKGKKRLCLITNAQFPTKFPQEGTKEEQVTTIAGHMNKHGMRMESIVVRGKLTGEADKNIMDENDHLLGIFSRKTCAKLVHVESPTSLLGALRTRKISPVTIFRGDLELSPKMKIKVWVYKKTSEEKFPTLKKYSEKAPPTDRFATHEVKVDFEYKSVEDPSKVVPPDQRIKGYRYGPQVIPISSAEWDAVKFKPEKSVKLLGFSDAKNIMRHYYMKDVNIFIPEPGNTRAILAVSALARAMKDMNKVAIMRCVWRQGQGNVVVGVLTPNVSDNDNIPDSFYFNVLPFAEDVREFQFPSFSNFPESWQPSEQQQEAADGLVKMLDLAPPGKEEALLPSLTPNPVLERFYRHLELKSRQPDAVVPPLDETLRTITEPDKELISQNKSIIDVFHSRFELKENPKLKKSSRRFLRDKPSGSKEGEDHLSITDGPNKVEKIGDTTPVQDFEAMISRRDSPKWVGKAIKDMKNKIHDLVEDSYEGDNYSKALECLIALRKGCILEQEPKEFNDFLCNLCKFCEEKALGSFCGFLASKELTLIPKREAIDSEVTDDEAKSFLVKSEPKLEAMIE, encoded by the exons ATGGCTCGAAACAAG GATGGTATGGTTTTGTTGATTGATGTTAGCCCGTCGATGCACAAAGCTCTTCCAGAGATCGAAAAAGTTTGCTCTATGCTAGTAGAGAAGAAG TTGATTTACAATAAATATGATGAAGTAGGAGTTGTATTGTTCGGAACCGAAG ACACTGAAAACGAACTGACAACGGAAGTGGGTGGATACAAGCATGTAGTGGTTTTACAAAATATCAAAGTTGTTGATGGGCATCTTGTTGAAACTCTACAACAACTCCCACGAGGAACTCATGAGGGTGATT TTCTTGATGCCATAATTGTTGGGTTGGATATGCTGATCAAGAAATATGGAGAAACATACAAAGGAAAGAAACGCCTTTGTCTGATTACAAATGCACAATTTCCTACTAAATTTCCGCAAGAGGGTACTAAAGAAGAACAAGTCACCACCATTGCCGGTCACATGAATAAACATGGTATGAGAATGGAAAGCATTGTTGTGAGAGGAAAACTTACTGGGGAAGCTGATAAAAACATAATGGATGAGAATGATCATCTATTGGGTATATTTTCAAGGAAAACGTGTGCAAAGTTGGTACATGTTGAGAGTCCAACTTCATTGCTAGGTGCTCTTAGAACTCGAAAAATATCTCCAGTTACAATATTCAGGGGTGATCTTGAGCTTAGCCCCAAAATGAAGATTAAG GTATGGGTTTACAAGAAAACATCGGAAGAGAAGTTTCCCACTCTGAAGAAATATTCTGAGAAAGCGCCTCCAACAGATAGATTTGCTACACATGAAGTCAAGGTGGACTTTGAGTATAAAAGTGTTGAAGATCCTAGTAAAGTTGTGCCTCCTGACCAGAGGATTAAGGGTTATCGTTATGGCCCTCAAGTTATTCCCATATCATCTGCTGAATGGGATGCTGTCAAGTTCAAGCCAGAAAAGAGTGTGAAACTTCTGGGATTTTCTGATGCTAAAAATATAATGCG ACATTATTACATGAAAGATGTCAATATTTTCATCCCTGAACCGGGTAATACGAGGGCCATTCTTGCTGTTTCTGCCCTAGCAAGAGCTATGAAAGATATGAATAAGGTGGCAATTATGCGCTGTGTTTGGAGACAAGGACAAGGAAATGTTGTTGTGGGGGTCTTAACACCTAATGTCTCGGACAATGACAATATC CCTGATTCATTTTACTTCAATGTACTCCCTTTTGCTGAGGATGTTAGGGAGTTTCAATTCCCATCTTTCAGTAACTTCCCGGAATCGTGGCAACCAAGTGAACAACAGCAAGAGGCTGCAGATGGCCTTGTCAAGATGCTTGACCTTGCACCACCTGGCAAAGAGGAGGCTCTGCTGCCTAGCTTAACCCCAAATCCTGTCCTTGAG CGCTTTTATCGTCACCTTGAGTTGAAGTCAAGGCAACCAGATGCAGTTGTACCTCCACTTGATGAAACTCTTAGGACGATTACTGAACCTGATAAAGAGCTTATTTCTCAAAACAAGTCTATTATTGATGTCTTTCATAGCCGGTTTGAACTCAAAGAGAACCCAAAG CTGAAGAAATCAAGTAGGCGATTTTTGCGAGATAAACCATCTGGGTCAAAGGAGGGGGAGGATCATCTTAGCATTACCGATGGACCTAATAAGGTTGAGAAAATTGGGGACACTACTCCTGTCCAGGATTTTGAAGCTATGATCAGTCGTAGAGATAGCCCAAAATGGGTTGGTAAAGCAATTAAggatatgaaaaataaaatacacgACTTAGTAGAGGACTCTTATGAAGGGGATAATTATTCAAAGGCATTGGAATGTTTAATTGCCCTCCGCAAGGGTTGTATCCTAGAGCAG GAACCAAAAGAGTTCAACGATTTCCTGTGCAATCTATGTAAATTCTGCGAGGAGAAAGCCCTTGGCAGTTTCTGTGGATTTCTTGCATCCAAGGAGCTCACGTTGATTCCCAAGAGAGAAGCTATAGACAG TGAAGTTACGGATGACGAAGCTAAAAGTTTTCTGGTCAAATCAGAGCCAAAATTGGAAGCAATGATTGAGTGA
- the LOC126629322 gene encoding glutathione S-transferase zeta class-like isoform X2 produces METTSSSSNQVPAASKLLLYSYWQSSCSWRVRFALNLKGLPYEYKPVSLPAGEQFSPEFKCLNPLHFVPVLVDGDTVVSDSFAILLYLGDKYPQRLLLPADPRLQALNLQKSKL; encoded by the exons ATGGAAAccaccagcagcagcagcaatcaGGTACCGGCTGCTTCAAAGCTCCTTCTCTATTCCTACTGGCAAAGCTCTTGCTCTTGGCGCGTCCGCTTCGCTCTCAATCTTAAAG GACTCCCGTACGAGTACAAACCGGTGAGCCTACCAGCTGGAGAGCAGTTCAGTCCAG AGTTCAAGTGTTTGAATCCTCTTCATTTTGTTCCGGTGTTGGTCGATGGGGATACAGTGGTTTCAGACTCCTTTGCAATATTGCTG TATTTAGGGGACAAATATCCTCAGAGACTGTTATTGCCAGCTGATCCTCGGCTACAAGCTCTTAATCTCCAG AAATCTAAGTTGTAG
- the LOC126629322 gene encoding glutathione S-transferase zeta class-like isoform X1, whose translation METTSSSSNQVPAASKLLLYSYWQSSCSWRVRFALNLKGLPYEYKPVSLPAGEQFSPEFKCLNPLHFVPVLVDGDTVVSDSFAILLGTNILRDCYCQLILGYKLLISRNLSCRFRI comes from the exons ATGGAAAccaccagcagcagcagcaatcaGGTACCGGCTGCTTCAAAGCTCCTTCTCTATTCCTACTGGCAAAGCTCTTGCTCTTGGCGCGTCCGCTTCGCTCTCAATCTTAAAG GACTCCCGTACGAGTACAAACCGGTGAGCCTACCAGCTGGAGAGCAGTTCAGTCCAG AGTTCAAGTGTTTGAATCCTCTTCATTTTGTTCCGGTGTTGGTCGATGGGGATACAGTGGTTTCAGACTCCTTTGCAATATTGCTG GGGACAAATATCCTCAGAGACTGTTATTGCCAGCTGATCCTCGGCTACAAGCTCTTAATCTCCAG AAATCTAAGTTGTAGATTCAGGATTtga